Proteins encoded within one genomic window of uncultured Draconibacterium sp.:
- a CDS encoding tetratricopeptide repeat-containing sensor histidine kinase, whose protein sequence is MKIKPVTVKTESLMNMSKKLILCILIALFFMARNMVVGAPLLIEQKDSLRQVILHAEGEVKLNTQLKLAQLLFEKQNEEAQLEAKTALLAAKQQNNKESQMRAFFILGRISHELNNVKLSQVYFDSALTIANQIDDNWYKSDILLRSGINQHTQGEHLQALQSFNMSIQAGRQAKNYRIVGASYSMMGTIFRVNGLYDRAIEYIIKSRLNYEKANYTEGYAWAAYLLGRIYTDLEINEKALEYYQSALKTYREMAEENGIQSGVVICYEQIGILNLLEGNVEEARKYIGYTLKIHKETGSKYGISNAYKSMGRIEYSAGNYALAEKYLNDALIGKLEVGDMLSQPSINKYLGLCYINTGRANEGLATIQKGLKQAIINNQKRIQLDIYSTLSTIYLNLNNLEKAFACQQQQINIQDSMLLGAVNIKMEQLQGIYEIDAKNSQIAELEQQNEINRLQLKQHRTSRILMIIAILLVLIIAGIIYIFYQRLRQKNNQLQEANLAKDKFFAIIAHDLRGPMHTQTAFLDHLHEEFDSLEKDELKKLLKLLVSGSENISDLLDNLLLWAQSQVKKMEVNTTELDLSSVIQNTVEKLQQSASLKQIAISLDTDNQLKVLSDTNMLQTIIRNIVSNAIKFTPRGGAVNVKTFASAQNEITIKITDTGLGIDSEKLNQLFDISSKSHSQGTENEKSNGLGLILVKDFVEKNKGTINIESEKGKGTSVIVTLPQA, encoded by the coding sequence TTGAAGATAAAACCAGTAACCGTAAAAACTGAATCGCTGATGAACATGAGCAAAAAGCTAATTCTATGCATTCTTATAGCCCTTTTTTTTATGGCCCGGAATATGGTTGTTGGGGCGCCTCTTTTAATTGAACAAAAAGATAGTTTACGACAGGTTATTCTTCATGCTGAAGGAGAAGTGAAATTAAATACACAACTCAAGCTGGCACAATTGCTTTTTGAGAAACAGAACGAAGAAGCACAACTGGAGGCAAAAACAGCATTACTCGCAGCAAAACAACAAAACAATAAGGAGTCTCAAATGCGTGCTTTCTTTATTTTAGGACGCATTAGCCACGAGCTCAACAATGTTAAACTTTCGCAAGTGTATTTCGACAGTGCACTTACCATTGCCAACCAAATTGATGATAATTGGTATAAAAGCGATATTCTGCTACGGTCGGGAATAAACCAGCACACACAAGGCGAACATTTACAGGCACTACAGTCGTTTAACATGTCGATACAGGCAGGGCGGCAAGCAAAAAATTACCGCATTGTTGGTGCTTCCTATTCAATGATGGGAACAATTTTCAGGGTGAATGGCCTGTACGACCGCGCTATTGAATACATTATAAAGTCGCGGCTAAACTACGAAAAAGCCAACTACACAGAAGGTTATGCCTGGGCTGCCTACTTGCTTGGACGAATTTATACCGATCTCGAAATAAACGAAAAAGCCCTGGAGTATTACCAATCAGCCTTAAAAACTTACCGCGAAATGGCTGAAGAGAATGGAATACAAAGCGGAGTAGTTATTTGTTACGAGCAAATTGGAATACTTAATCTTCTTGAAGGAAATGTTGAAGAAGCACGTAAATATATTGGCTACACACTCAAAATTCATAAGGAAACAGGGTCGAAATATGGCATCTCAAATGCTTACAAGAGCATGGGGCGCATAGAGTATAGCGCCGGCAATTATGCCTTGGCCGAAAAATATCTGAATGATGCATTAATTGGGAAATTAGAGGTAGGCGACATGCTCAGTCAGCCATCAATAAATAAATATCTGGGGCTATGCTACATTAATACCGGACGCGCTAATGAAGGTCTGGCAACCATTCAGAAAGGTCTTAAGCAAGCCATTATCAATAACCAAAAACGTATTCAACTTGATATTTACTCAACACTTAGCACGATTTACCTTAATTTGAATAACCTGGAAAAGGCATTTGCCTGCCAGCAACAACAAATTAATATTCAGGACTCGATGCTTTTGGGAGCTGTAAATATTAAGATGGAACAGTTGCAGGGTATTTACGAAATCGACGCAAAAAACAGCCAGATAGCTGAGCTCGAACAACAAAATGAAATAAACAGACTGCAACTAAAACAGCACCGAACATCAAGGATTTTAATGATAATTGCCATTCTTCTTGTTCTTATTATTGCCGGCATTATTTATATATTTTACCAGCGCCTGCGCCAAAAAAATAATCAGCTGCAAGAAGCAAACCTGGCAAAAGATAAGTTCTTTGCCATTATTGCCCACGATCTTCGGGGCCCGATGCACACGCAAACAGCATTTCTCGACCACCTCCACGAGGAATTTGATTCGCTGGAAAAAGATGAGTTGAAAAAGCTACTGAAACTCCTTGTTTCAGGATCAGAAAACATCAGCGACCTGCTCGACAACCTCCTGCTTTGGGCACAATCGCAGGTAAAAAAAATGGAAGTAAATACTACCGAACTTGATCTTAGTAGTGTTATTCAAAATACGGTTGAAAAACTGCAACAATCGGCGAGTCTAAAACAAATTGCGATTTCGCTTGATACTGACAATCAGCTTAAAGTTTTGTCGGATACCAATATGCTTCAAACAATTATCCGGAACATTGTTAGTAATGCCATAAAATTTACACCTCGCGGGGGGGCAGTTAACGTGAAAACTTTCGCTTCGGCGCAAAACGAAATTACCATAAAAATTACCGATACCGGTCTTGGTATAGATTCTGAAAAGTTAAATCAGCTATTTGATATCAGCTCGAAAAGTCATTCGCAAGGAACTGAAAATGAAAAAAGTAACGGCCTTGGGCTTATTCTTGTAAAAGATTTTGTTGAGAAAAACAAGGGTACAATAAACATTGAAAGCGAAAAAGGAAAAGGTACATCTGTTATTGTTACGCTTCCGCAGGCATAG
- a CDS encoding OsmC family protein gives MNSEELRAMQAPLKDKYRNDPEAAVITLQAEGKIGEGISCKVETGSALAKAGLHPATGGDGSLACSGDLLLEALVACAGVTLSSVATAIGIELRSGTVKAEGDLDFKGTLAVSKEVPVGFRNIRLLFELDCDADEEKKKTLLKLTERYCVVLQTITSATPVDAEIITSW, from the coding sequence ATGAATTCTGAAGAACTAAGAGCAATGCAGGCTCCCCTGAAAGATAAATACCGAAACGATCCGGAAGCGGCTGTTATCACGCTTCAGGCAGAAGGTAAAATTGGTGAAGGAATTTCATGCAAAGTGGAAACAGGCAGTGCATTGGCCAAAGCCGGACTTCATCCTGCCACGGGCGGCGACGGTTCGTTGGCCTGTTCGGGCGATTTATTGCTGGAAGCCTTGGTTGCCTGTGCCGGAGTTACACTTAGTTCGGTAGCAACTGCCATTGGAATAGAGCTCCGAAGTGGAACAGTTAAAGCCGAAGGTGATCTAGATTTTAAAGGAACACTGGCTGTTTCGAAAGAAGTGCCGGTAGGATTTCGAAATATCCGCTTGTTGTTTGAACTGGATTGTGATGCCGATGAGGAAAAAAAGAAAACGCTGCTAAAATTAACTGAACGATACTGTGTGGTTTTGCAAACAATTACTTCTGCAACTCCTGTTGATGCTGAAATTATCACCTCCTGGTAA